The proteins below come from a single Crossiella sp. CA-258035 genomic window:
- a CDS encoding DUF397 domain-containing protein: protein MFASNHTESLSWRVSSYSGGGNNCVEVALPVTAAAVRDSKNRAGGALVFSRAQWHGFLTAAPALRGTGA, encoded by the coding sequence ATGTTCGCCAGCAACCACACCGAATCGCTGTCCTGGCGGGTCAGCAGCTACAGCGGCGGCGGCAACAACTGCGTCGAGGTCGCTCTACCCGTGACCGCCGCGGCGGTCCGAGACTCCAAGAACCGCGCGGGCGGCGCGCTGGTGTTCAGCCGCGCCCAGTGGCACGGCTTCCTCACCGCGGCCCCTGCCTTGCGCGGGACCGGCGCGTGA
- a CDS encoding helix-turn-helix transcriptional regulator, producing the protein MSTSHSPTVRRRRLASELRRLRESSNLTCEEVAAHLECSAAKVSRIETGRTGVNPRDVRDMLVLYGVEGDRQNALIDLARMAKLKGWWHNYGDVLTGGFAGMEAEASSIRTFESLVVPGLLQTERYALAVFRAVRPKAAPSEVERRVSARMARQGLLSADHGPKYWAVLDEGALRRRVGDTDVMREQLDRLVKMSSLPNVEIQVLPFTAGAHAASDGPFVILGFPDPLDPTVVYVESLTSALYLEKPEEIRLYSTVFDHVRAAALGTEESVALMAAMAEELA; encoded by the coding sequence ATGTCCACCAGTCACAGCCCGACCGTGCGCAGAAGGCGACTGGCCTCCGAACTACGACGACTGCGTGAGAGCTCCAACCTCACCTGTGAGGAGGTGGCGGCCCATCTCGAATGCTCAGCGGCCAAGGTCAGCCGGATCGAGACCGGCCGCACCGGGGTCAACCCGAGGGACGTGCGCGACATGCTCGTTCTCTACGGCGTCGAGGGCGACCGGCAGAACGCGCTGATCGACCTGGCCCGGATGGCCAAGCTCAAGGGCTGGTGGCACAACTACGGCGACGTGCTCACCGGTGGCTTCGCCGGGATGGAGGCGGAGGCGTCCTCCATCCGCACCTTCGAGTCGCTGGTCGTGCCGGGTCTGCTGCAGACCGAGCGGTACGCGCTGGCGGTCTTCCGCGCGGTGCGGCCCAAGGCCGCGCCCAGCGAGGTCGAGCGCCGGGTCTCCGCCCGGATGGCCCGCCAGGGCCTGCTCTCGGCCGACCACGGGCCCAAGTACTGGGCGGTGCTGGACGAGGGCGCGCTGCGCAGGCGGGTGGGCGACACCGATGTGATGCGGGAACAGCTCGACCGGCTGGTGAAGATGAGCTCGCTGCCGAACGTGGAGATCCAGGTGCTCCCGTTCACCGCGGGCGCGCACGCGGCCTCCGACGGCCCGTTCGTCATCCTCGGCTTCCCCGATCCGCTGGACCCGACCGTGGTCTACGTGGAGAGCCTCACCAGCGCGCTCTACCTGGAGAAGCCGGAGGAGATCCGGTTGTACAGCACCGTTTTCGACCATGTCCGCGCCGCGGCGCTGGGCACCGAGGAGTCGGTGGCCCTGATGGCCGCCATGGCGGAGGAACTGGCATGA